Proteins encoded within one genomic window of Synechococcus sp. PCC 7335:
- a CDS encoding HAD family hydrolase, giving the protein WTEPYPMATIYCQAHKFEHIQAVLFDKDGTLANVEGYLKKIGIARSRCVPNQPAAFHAQLLTTFGLTATDIDPTGLLAVGSREENEVATAAHIAATGKGWIEARAIAHSAFSEAEDRLVPKVEKTPLLEGVRPLLSRLSLAKVKLGIVSSDLHSQVAEFVEHYSLTDISWYCGAARGFPLKTHPEFLAFACESLSVSPARTLVIGDSAADLALARQGAADFLGMVGGWTRSPIIAPDVKTFSDLSQIRC; this is encoded by the coding sequence TGGACAGAGCCCTATCCTATGGCAACCATCTACTGTCAAGCTCACAAGTTTGAACATATTCAGGCTGTATTATTTGACAAAGATGGAACGTTAGCGAATGTGGAGGGGTATCTCAAGAAAATAGGAATAGCACGCTCACGGTGCGTTCCGAATCAGCCTGCTGCCTTTCACGCTCAATTACTAACTACTTTTGGTCTGACAGCGACCGACATCGACCCAACTGGACTATTAGCAGTAGGCAGCCGTGAGGAAAATGAAGTGGCTACTGCTGCTCATATCGCTGCAACGGGTAAAGGCTGGATCGAAGCTCGGGCGATCGCTCATTCCGCTTTTTCCGAGGCTGAAGATAGGCTCGTCCCAAAAGTTGAGAAAACACCGTTGCTAGAAGGCGTACGACCTTTACTATCTCGGCTATCCCTAGCCAAGGTCAAACTTGGCATTGTTTCGAGTGATTTGCACTCGCAGGTGGCTGAATTCGTAGAGCACTATAGTCTTACTGACATTAGCTGGTACTGCGGTGCTGCTAGAGGGTTTCCGCTCAAGACACATCCTGAGTTTCTTGCCTTCGCCTGCGAGTCTTTATCCGTCAGTCCGGCTAGAACCTTGGTTATTGGCGATTCGGCTGCTGATCTAGCGTTGGCAAGACAAGGAGCTGCTGATTTTTTGGGTATGGTCGGAGGTTGGACGCGATCGCCTATCATCGCCCCGGATGTCAAAACTTTTTCGGACCTGTCACAGATTCGTTGCTAG
- a CDS encoding photosystem II reaction center protein T: MEAVAYILIFACIIGTLFFAIAFREPPKITKD; the protein is encoded by the coding sequence ATGGAAGCTGTTGCTTACATTTTGATCTTCGCTTGTATTATTGGAACTCTATTTTTTGCGATCGCATTTCGCGAGCCTCCCAAAATTACAAAAGATTAA
- a CDS encoding 2Fe-2S iron-sulfur cluster-binding protein — MVSIKFVKENKEIDAAIGSNLRFKAQENGIDIYTFMGKLAQCGGYGQCGTCVVDVIEGGHNLSPRNAVEERMLKKRPSTCRLACQTVVNGPISVVTKPDKKESLKKLKAEQAAGQSADAVDQRTVDKGASSDRTTASVD, encoded by the coding sequence ATGGTTAGTATTAAGTTTGTTAAAGAAAATAAGGAAATTGATGCAGCTATTGGCTCAAACCTGAGGTTCAAGGCTCAGGAAAATGGCATTGACATTTACACCTTTATGGGGAAGCTCGCTCAGTGTGGTGGCTATGGTCAGTGCGGTACCTGTGTTGTAGACGTTATAGAAGGTGGGCATAATTTGTCTCCCCGAAATGCAGTGGAAGAGCGCATGCTTAAGAAGCGTCCTTCAACCTGCCGGTTGGCTTGTCAAACGGTTGTGAACGGTCCGATTAGCGTTGTTACGAAGCCTGATAAAAAGGAAAGTTTGAAAAAACTAAAGGCGGAGCAGGCGGCAGGTCAATCTGCTGACGCTGTCGATCAACGTACTGTAGACAAAGGTGCTTCTTCCGATAGAACTACGGCTTCAGTCGATTAA
- the psbM gene encoding photosystem II reaction center protein PsbM, whose translation METNKLGFVASVLFVFVPTVFLLILYIQTASKKTGT comes from the coding sequence ATGGAAACTAACAAGCTAGGCTTTGTTGCTAGCGTTTTGTTTGTCTTTGTTCCAACGGTATTTCTGTTGATTTTGTATATTCAAACTGCGAGCAAGAAAACAGGTACCTAG
- a CDS encoding proton extrusion protein PcxA, translating to MTNSSQQLGIVGRLRQWFFGTPDRSLDQAYEAALKIRQIEENYFGGNPITPENGIYSASSYRILQKDRRRYLSIVRRRMAEFRTSSDALQLSSISRRAVSLPDDLPLDQINGPAVFFKKLQLIDEVLERYEQASVLSLTQLQATAASPLSPRSSQRGSDQLSSGLSNQKKGSSVSTDETQNEALSRSSSVLPRSILRTVDRIKQDLDPDAEVEVVRNFRSSKAQTTIAITFVLQLIIVPLLAQYLSKNFLVAPLVEYTRDATQAEVFLNVAMEEEALHELQRYEERFRFEVLIGKAPSLSELEIEERVRQKAFEIEEDYRQRSADAVENVFADIIAVLSFSLLLSNCREQVATLKGFIDEIVYGLSDSAKAFIIILFTDIFVGFHSPHGWEVLLEGMAAHLGLPANRNFIFLFIATFPVILDTVFKYWIFRYLNRISPSAVATYKNMNE from the coding sequence ATGACAAATTCTTCGCAGCAACTAGGAATTGTTGGTCGACTTCGACAGTGGTTCTTTGGAACACCTGATAGATCGCTAGACCAAGCTTACGAGGCCGCTCTCAAGATCCGTCAAATCGAAGAAAATTACTTTGGTGGCAATCCCATTACACCAGAGAATGGCATCTACAGCGCTAGCTCCTATCGCATTCTCCAGAAAGATCGCCGTAGATATCTATCTATTGTTCGGCGGCGAATGGCAGAATTTCGTACCAGTAGCGACGCGCTACAGCTCTCTAGCATTAGTCGCCGCGCTGTTTCGCTTCCCGATGACCTACCTCTCGATCAAATTAACGGTCCTGCAGTCTTTTTCAAAAAGCTCCAGCTCATCGATGAAGTCTTAGAACGATACGAACAAGCTTCTGTTCTCTCTCTTACTCAGCTTCAGGCAACCGCTGCTAGTCCACTCTCCCCACGTTCCTCTCAAAGAGGGAGCGATCAACTTTCTAGTGGTCTTTCTAATCAAAAAAAAGGTAGCTCAGTCTCCACAGATGAGACCCAGAACGAAGCGCTTAGCCGTAGCAGTAGCGTTCTACCGCGCTCTATCTTGCGTACTGTTGATCGCATCAAACAAGATCTTGATCCTGATGCTGAAGTCGAAGTTGTTCGCAACTTTCGCAGTTCTAAGGCTCAAACCACTATCGCTATCACCTTCGTCTTACAGCTGATTATAGTACCGCTACTAGCTCAATATCTGAGCAAAAACTTCCTAGTGGCTCCGCTTGTAGAATACACTCGCGATGCCACTCAAGCGGAGGTCTTTCTTAACGTAGCGATGGAAGAGGAAGCTCTCCATGAGCTCCAGCGGTACGAAGAACGTTTTCGATTTGAAGTCCTAATCGGCAAAGCACCTAGCCTTAGTGAACTAGAGATCGAAGAGCGTGTTAGGCAAAAAGCTTTCGAGATTGAGGAAGACTATCGCCAGCGCAGTGCCGACGCCGTAGAAAATGTCTTTGCCGACATAATCGCGGTTCTCAGTTTCTCCCTGCTACTGAGTAACTGTCGTGAGCAAGTTGCTACACTTAAAGGCTTCATCGACGAAATTGTCTACGGCCTTAGCGACAGCGCCAAAGCTTTTATCATCATTCTTTTCACTGATATATTCGTTGGCTTTCACTCACCTCACGGATGGGAAGTGCTATTAGAAGGTATGGCCGCACACCTCGGCTTACCCGCCAACCGCAACTTTATCTTCCTTTTTATCGCCACCTTTCCAGTCATCCTCGACACTGTCTTTAAATACTGGATCTTCCGGTATCTCAACCGCATTTCTCCTTCTGCGGTTGCTACCTATAAAAATATGAACGAGTAA
- a CDS encoding 4'-phosphopantetheinyl transferase superfamily protein yields MGEAVQVWQVPLQVSNDTLVRYTKCLSEDEISRAARFHFNSDRRKFVVARGTLRYLLGARFRCRAGAIAFGYSKYGKPEMRTASKGDRPFHFNLSHSGEIALCALGGDHVVGVDIEKVKPIQRLEGMLERCLVAREKAVVESFATEKQPFAFLQYWTCKEAYLKAIGLGLSQSMTTVEVDLNPPRFVRGPDGCAASWQLHDIEVPEDYVAALVVAGEGAVQVRCWQHPS; encoded by the coding sequence ATGGGCGAGGCTGTTCAAGTTTGGCAAGTGCCGCTGCAGGTATCAAACGATACGCTCGTGCGGTATACGAAATGTTTGTCTGAAGATGAGATCTCGAGGGCGGCTCGGTTTCATTTCAACTCTGATCGCCGAAAGTTTGTGGTAGCAAGAGGAACGCTGCGTTACTTGCTGGGCGCGCGGTTTAGATGTAGGGCAGGCGCGATCGCATTTGGCTACAGCAAATATGGCAAACCAGAAATGAGGACTGCCTCAAAGGGCGATCGCCCTTTCCACTTCAATCTCTCTCACTCAGGGGAAATAGCCTTATGTGCGCTAGGCGGCGATCACGTGGTAGGTGTCGATATTGAAAAGGTAAAACCTATTCAACGCCTTGAAGGGATGTTAGAGCGCTGCTTAGTAGCACGAGAAAAGGCGGTGGTAGAGTCTTTTGCTACGGAAAAGCAGCCTTTCGCCTTCTTGCAGTATTGGACCTGTAAAGAAGCCTACCTAAAAGCGATCGGTTTAGGACTGTCACAATCGATGACAACGGTAGAAGTCGATCTAAATCCTCCTCGGTTCGTGCGTGGGCCGGATGGATGTGCGGCTAGCTGGCAGCTACACGACATAGAAGTCCCTGAGGATTATGTCGCAGCTCTAGTGGTTGCTGGAGAGGGGGCCGTACAAGTTAGATGCTGGCAGCACCCAAGTTAG
- a CDS encoding phosphodiester glycosidase family protein, giving the protein MSPRNSWLVLALLILGLGSVWLLARGVSTAWIDVEEHEAASAELSRSELKKNKLDRLGADSVDSAYGYQKRYFKGAIAHVVTQPPTVQLSIAVAQELATIEAFAERTNADYIINGGFFDPHNGKTTSHLISQEQTVSDPADNERLINNSNLGQYMAQILNRSEFRVYRCRQASVVERGGLEGSLTEEAVVYDITFHNAPPPDGCEIDTAIGAGPQLLPADTSWVEGFIDYDDGILFRDAIGSRQPNARSAIGLYPDGAIALIMVEKSASSIGMTLLELADFAKSLGITKLLNLDGGSSSALSVAERQTYFGLVDAADNPIRRPIKSVILLTRADR; this is encoded by the coding sequence ATGTCACCGCGTAATTCGTGGCTAGTGTTGGCGCTACTGATCTTGGGATTAGGTAGTGTTTGGCTACTAGCTAGGGGAGTATCTACAGCCTGGATTGATGTTGAAGAACACGAAGCGGCTTCAGCTGAACTTAGTCGATCTGAACTTAAAAAGAACAAGCTAGATAGACTTGGCGCGGATAGCGTGGATAGCGCTTACGGCTACCAAAAGCGCTATTTCAAAGGTGCGATTGCCCACGTAGTCACCCAACCACCGACCGTCCAACTATCGATCGCTGTTGCACAAGAGCTTGCCACGATAGAAGCCTTTGCCGAGCGAACAAATGCCGACTACATTATCAACGGTGGATTTTTCGATCCTCATAATGGCAAAACGACCTCTCACCTTATCTCCCAAGAACAGACCGTTAGCGATCCGGCTGATAACGAACGCTTGATCAATAATTCAAACCTGGGTCAGTACATGGCTCAAATTCTCAATCGGTCAGAGTTTCGTGTCTATCGCTGTCGTCAAGCAAGCGTCGTTGAGCGCGGTGGTCTCGAAGGTAGCCTCACCGAGGAAGCTGTTGTTTACGACATCACTTTCCACAACGCGCCGCCGCCCGATGGCTGCGAGATAGACACTGCCATTGGTGCCGGTCCACAGCTTCTCCCTGCCGATACTTCTTGGGTAGAAGGCTTCATAGACTACGACGATGGGATTCTATTTCGCGATGCCATTGGTAGCCGACAGCCCAATGCTCGAAGTGCAATTGGGCTTTATCCAGATGGGGCGATCGCGCTAATCATGGTCGAAAAGTCTGCCAGTTCTATCGGTATGACGCTACTAGAGCTAGCAGACTTTGCTAAGTCTCTAGGTATCACCAAGCTATTGAATCTAGACGGTGGGAGTTCCTCAGCGTTGTCCGTAGCAGAAAGGCAAACTTACTTTGGCCTTGTCGATGCCGCAGATAATCCCATTCGACGGCCTATTAAATCTGTCATCTTACTCACAAGAGCTGATCGCTAA
- a CDS encoding NAD(P)H-quinone oxidoreductase subunit J has translation MADTEKKDAATESEESAIVEAGEVSTWLSEQGFGHEVMERDHAGIEVLKVDPQFLLPFATALYAYGFNYLRCQCAYDSGPGQDLVSVYDLTKLSDDADAPAEVRIKCFLPREDPRIPSVYWIWKSADWQERECYDLFGIIYEGHPNLKRLLMPEDWEGWPLRKDYISPDFYELQDAY, from the coding sequence ATGGCTGATACAGAGAAGAAAGATGCGGCTACAGAGTCAGAAGAGTCTGCTATTGTCGAGGCCGGGGAGGTCTCTACCTGGCTGAGTGAGCAAGGCTTTGGTCATGAGGTGATGGAGCGCGATCATGCAGGGATAGAAGTTCTTAAGGTTGATCCTCAGTTTCTGCTACCCTTTGCGACTGCGCTCTATGCCTATGGCTTCAACTATCTGCGCTGTCAATGTGCATACGATTCTGGTCCAGGGCAAGACCTAGTCAGCGTCTATGATCTAACAAAGCTAAGTGACGATGCGGATGCGCCAGCTGAGGTACGAATTAAGTGCTTCCTGCCCAGAGAAGATCCCCGAATTCCATCTGTATACTGGATCTGGAAGTCAGCTGACTGGCAAGAGCGCGAATGCTATGACCTGTTTGGCATCATCTATGAAGGGCATCCGAATCTAAAACGTCTATTGATGCCAGAAGACTGGGAAGGTTGGCCACTACGGAAGGACTATATCTCCCCTGATTTCTACGAGCTGCAAGATGCTTATTAG
- the nuoB gene encoding NADH-quinone oxidoreductase subunit NuoB: MQNPLVDPGERIMNPAAKTGVTQDLSENVILTTVDDLYNWTRLSSLFPLLYGTACCFIEFAALLGSRFDFDRFGLAPRASPRQADLIIVAGTVTMKMAPALVRLYEQMPKPAYVMAMGACTITGGMFSADSPTALRGVDKIIPVDVYIPGCPPRPEAIFDAVIKLRKKIANESMQERAEFQETHRFYTRSHEMKVVAPILTGEYLASSKRDTPPKELMEAMGMPVEKSAAELEGANVKQEKA; encoded by the coding sequence ATGCAAAATCCCTTGGTAGATCCAGGCGAGCGGATTATGAATCCTGCTGCCAAAACAGGTGTCACGCAGGATCTATCCGAGAACGTCATTTTGACAACAGTCGATGACCTCTATAACTGGACTAGGCTTTCGAGCTTGTTTCCCTTGCTGTACGGCACGGCCTGTTGTTTCATTGAATTTGCGGCGCTGTTGGGCTCCAGGTTTGATTTTGACCGCTTTGGTCTAGCCCCTCGGGCTAGTCCCCGTCAGGCCGATTTGATCATCGTGGCAGGTACAGTAACGATGAAGATGGCACCCGCTCTCGTCCGGCTATACGAACAGATGCCCAAGCCTGCTTATGTGATGGCAATGGGCGCCTGTACGATTACTGGCGGTATGTTCAGCGCTGATTCTCCAACTGCTTTGCGCGGCGTAGACAAGATCATCCCAGTTGATGTGTATATTCCTGGCTGTCCGCCTAGACCAGAGGCAATCTTTGATGCGGTAATCAAGCTGCGTAAGAAGATCGCGAACGAGTCTATGCAGGAGCGCGCAGAGTTCCAAGAGACACATCGTTTCTATACTCGCTCTCACGAAATGAAGGTAGTTGCACCTATTTTGACCGGGGAATATCTGGCTTCTAGTAAGCGGGATACGCCGCCGAAAGAGCTGATGGAAGCGATGGGAATGCCCGTTGAGAAATCGGCAGCCGAATTAGAAGGTGCAAACGTTAAGCAGGAAAAGGCGTGA
- the ndhC gene encoding photosynthetic/respiratory NAD(P)H-quinone oxidoreductase subunit C — MFVLSGYEYFLGFLIISSLVPVVALGASKLLRPASAGPASRTTYESGCEPIGGAWIQFNIRYYMFALVFVIFDVETVFLYPWAVAFHTLGLLAFVEALIFIAILVVGLVYAWRKGALEWS; from the coding sequence GTGTTTGTTTTAAGTGGATACGAGTACTTTCTAGGCTTTCTAATTATCAGCTCTCTCGTACCAGTAGTCGCTTTAGGCGCTTCCAAGCTATTGCGCCCGGCAAGTGCTGGTCCTGCGAGCCGGACGACCTACGAGTCAGGCTGTGAGCCTATCGGTGGCGCATGGATTCAGTTCAACATTCGCTACTACATGTTTGCATTGGTCTTTGTGATCTTCGATGTAGAGACGGTCTTTTTGTATCCCTGGGCGGTTGCATTTCACACGTTAGGACTTTTAGCGTTTGTAGAAGCGCTCATCTTTATCGCCATTCTGGTGGTTGGGTTGGTCTACGCATGGCGTAAAGGAGCTTTGGAGTGGTCATAG
- a CDS encoding rubredoxin, with amino-acid sequence MTTEPTANPDSESSPVEEIIPLVKPEGSKEEKPEGSEEGPPTPEEMDRFECRSCGYTYEPTKGDSRSDTPRGVPFRELPLDWRCSVCGSSKSQFSNIGRAGTASGFKENLSYGFGVNTLTPGQKNVLIFGALGLAVLFFLSLYGLR; translated from the coding sequence ATGACTACTGAGCCGACCGCTAATCCTGACTCGGAATCATCTCCAGTCGAGGAAATAATTCCGTTGGTAAAGCCCGAAGGATCTAAAGAAGAAAAGCCTGAAGGGTCCGAAGAAGGGCCTCCTACTCCTGAGGAGATGGATCGATTTGAGTGTCGCTCTTGTGGCTATACCTACGAACCTACTAAAGGCGATAGCCGCAGCGACACCCCGCGGGGCGTTCCGTTTAGAGAACTGCCCTTGGACTGGCGCTGCAGCGTTTGTGGCTCTAGTAAATCGCAGTTCAGTAACATCGGTCGGGCAGGTACTGCTTCTGGCTTCAAAGAAAACTTGAGCTATGGATTTGGCGTAAACACGCTGACACCTGGACAGAAAAACGTGCTGATATTTGGCGCTTTGGGATTAGCTGTGCTGTTTTTCTTGAGTCTGTATGGATTGCGATAG
- a CDS encoding photosynthesis system II assembly factor Ycf48: protein MSFLITASTAVKGAIRKGTMLALVAVLATSCSSVFLSGTETNPWDVIALPTEASISDVAFASDGEHGWLVGSRTTLLESTDAGKTWDTRILELGDQNYTFTSIDFEGDEGWLVGQPSIMLHTTDGGTSWSNIPLDPKLPGQPLLVTATGENSAELATDIGAIYVTEDGGQQWKGLVQSAVGVVRNMTRNSDGRYVAVSSRGNFYSTWLPGQEAWQPHNRENSKRLQNMGFTKDGLLWLIARGGQIQFGTEQVEYEDWSDPINPEFASSWGLLDIAYRTPEELWVTGGSGNLLVSTDGGETWAKDKAVENVPTNFYRAKFLGPDRGYILGQRGYLLRYVGDDLPA from the coding sequence ATGTCCTTTCTTATAACTGCTTCTACGGCTGTGAAAGGAGCTATAAGAAAAGGGACGATGTTAGCTTTAGTTGCGGTGCTAGCGACTAGCTGTAGCAGTGTATTCCTCTCGGGGACAGAGACTAACCCTTGGGATGTCATTGCGCTGCCAACTGAGGCTTCTATCTCCGATGTTGCTTTTGCGAGTGATGGAGAACACGGTTGGCTCGTCGGTAGTCGCACAACGCTGCTGGAATCAACTGATGCAGGTAAGACCTGGGATACTCGCATCTTGGAGTTAGGCGATCAGAATTACACTTTTACTTCGATTGACTTTGAAGGTGATGAGGGTTGGCTAGTTGGTCAGCCTAGCATCATGCTGCACACTACCGATGGCGGCACGTCATGGTCTAATATTCCTCTCGATCCTAAGTTGCCAGGTCAGCCTCTATTAGTGACTGCAACGGGTGAGAATTCGGCTGAGCTAGCGACTGATATTGGTGCTATCTACGTGACTGAAGATGGCGGCCAGCAGTGGAAGGGTTTGGTTCAGTCTGCGGTAGGCGTGGTTAGAAATATGACTAGAAACTCGGACGGTCGCTATGTGGCGGTCTCGTCTAGAGGTAATTTCTACTCAACCTGGCTACCTGGGCAGGAAGCTTGGCAGCCGCATAACCGAGAGAACTCAAAACGACTGCAGAATATGGGCTTCACAAAAGACGGCTTGTTGTGGCTGATCGCCAGAGGTGGGCAGATTCAGTTTGGGACTGAGCAGGTCGAGTATGAGGACTGGAGCGATCCAATCAACCCTGAGTTCGCTTCTAGCTGGGGGCTGTTGGATATTGCCTATCGCACGCCCGAAGAGCTTTGGGTAACCGGGGGTAGTGGCAATTTGCTAGTCAGCACAGACGGAGGGGAGACTTGGGCCAAGGATAAGGCGGTTGAGAATGTCCCGACGAACTTTTATCGAGCTAAGTTCCTAGGTCCTGACCGTGGTTATATTTTGGGCCAGCGAGGCTATTTGCTGCGCTATGTCGGAGATGATCTCCCAGCTTGA